One window from the genome of Streptomyces sp. NBC_01476 encodes:
- a CDS encoding isopenicillin N synthase family dioxygenase: protein MPEATDIPVIDLGPWLSGDGAARAATAAAVDTALSRAGFLLITGHGVSRETRAVVRRVAREFFALPAGTKERYAVSVGGRGWLGRGAEANGYSEGTATPPDLKESWTVGADRPSGDPATDAFWFQPNVWPDAEVPALREVVEGYLAAMREVADEVLRLLAAALGQAEDFFTRHTAHPTYTLNVNWYPGMDVVGEPEPGQFRIGPHTDFGTVTLLDRQHGKGGLQVYVDPADGGSGWVDAPYEPSALTVNIGDLMARWTGDRWRSGRHRVLPPSPDAPAEDLMSLVYFYECDPHTTVASLPAPVGRVAHDPVDSTVYLKAKLDAISVG from the coding sequence ATGCCGGAGGCGACGGATATCCCGGTGATCGATCTGGGCCCTTGGCTGTCGGGGGACGGCGCCGCGCGGGCCGCGACCGCCGCCGCGGTGGACACCGCGCTCTCCCGGGCGGGCTTCCTGCTGATCACCGGGCACGGGGTGAGCCGCGAGACCCGCGCGGTGGTGCGGCGCGTCGCCCGGGAGTTCTTCGCGCTGCCGGCCGGGACCAAGGAGCGGTACGCGGTGAGCGTGGGCGGCCGGGGCTGGCTCGGCCGGGGGGCGGAGGCCAATGGCTACTCCGAGGGGACCGCCACTCCCCCGGATCTCAAGGAGTCCTGGACGGTGGGGGCGGACCGGCCGAGCGGCGACCCGGCGACGGACGCGTTCTGGTTCCAGCCGAACGTCTGGCCCGACGCGGAGGTCCCCGCCCTGCGGGAGGTCGTGGAGGGGTACCTGGCGGCGATGCGCGAAGTGGCGGACGAGGTGCTGCGGCTGCTGGCGGCCGCCCTCGGCCAGGCCGAGGACTTCTTCACCCGGCACACCGCGCATCCCACGTACACCTTGAACGTCAACTGGTACCCGGGTATGGACGTCGTCGGCGAGCCGGAGCCGGGTCAGTTCCGCATCGGCCCGCACACCGACTTCGGTACGGTGACGCTGCTCGACCGGCAGCACGGAAAGGGCGGCCTGCAGGTCTACGTGGACCCGGCCGACGGCGGGTCCGGCTGGGTCGACGCCCCCTACGAGCCCTCGGCCCTCACCGTCAACATCGGTGATCTGATGGCCCGTTGGACCGGGGACCGCTGGCGCTCCGGCCGCCATCGCGTTCTGCCGCCGTCACCCGACGCGCCCGCCGAGGACCTGATGTCGCTGGTCTACTTCTACGAGTGCGATCCGCACACCACCGTGGCCTCTCTCCCGGCCCCCGTCGGCCGCGTCGCGCACGACCCCGTGGACTCCACGGTCTACCTCAAGGCGAAGCTCGACGCGATCAGCGTCGGCTGA
- a CDS encoding Acg family FMN-binding oxidoreductase — MTTATLDAAILEKLITAASAAPSIHNTQPWRYRLDPDTATIEVRAATERGLRRTDPSGRALHVSVGAAVFNLRVAVAHFGWEPVVRLLPRPAEPDFLAAVRPAGAPPGGEVRRQDMYDAVWRRHSSRLPYSDRPIPPGTLAEIAAAARAEGAVLELPGPAETSRILQVTAEAERRAVSDPERRAESRSWLREGEFDGMPGAVLGPLDAGGHLPVRDFAALRAADHQPPAPFERHPVIAVLSTEGDSPADWLRAGQALEHALLVATSHQVRASLLHQAVEWSDLRWVLRDPRFGVGHVQMLIRLGYGPEGTASPRRPARDVLDAGDVLDAGRERF, encoded by the coding sequence ATGACCACCGCAACACTGGACGCGGCAATACTGGAGAAGCTGATCACCGCCGCCTCCGCGGCGCCCTCCATCCACAACACGCAGCCCTGGCGGTACCGGCTCGACCCGGACACCGCCACGATCGAGGTGCGGGCCGCCACCGAACGGGGACTGCGCCGGACCGACCCCTCGGGCCGCGCCCTCCACGTGTCGGTGGGCGCCGCGGTCTTCAATCTGCGCGTCGCGGTGGCGCACTTCGGCTGGGAGCCGGTGGTACGGCTGCTGCCCAGGCCGGCCGAACCTGACTTCCTCGCCGCGGTGCGCCCGGCCGGCGCGCCCCCGGGCGGTGAGGTCAGGCGCCAGGACATGTACGACGCCGTGTGGCGCCGGCACAGCAGCCGGCTGCCCTACTCCGACCGGCCGATTCCGCCCGGGACACTGGCCGAGATCGCCGCGGCCGCCCGCGCCGAGGGAGCCGTACTGGAACTGCCCGGTCCCGCCGAGACCAGCCGCATCCTGCAGGTCACCGCCGAGGCCGAGCGGCGGGCCGTCAGCGACCCCGAGCGCCGCGCCGAGAGCCGGTCGTGGCTGCGGGAAGGGGAGTTCGACGGCATGCCGGGCGCGGTCCTCGGTCCGCTGGACGCGGGCGGGCACCTGCCGGTCCGGGACTTCGCCGCGCTGCGGGCGGCGGACCACCAGCCGCCGGCGCCCTTCGAGCGGCACCCGGTGATCGCGGTGCTCTCCACCGAGGGCGACAGCCCCGCGGACTGGCTGCGGGCCGGGCAGGCCCTGGAGCACGCCCTGCTCGTCGCCACCTCCCACCAGGTGCGGGCCTCCCTGCTCCACCAGGCCGTGGAGTGGTCGGACCTGCGGTGGGTCCTGCGCGACCCGCGTTTCGGCGTCGGGCACGTGCAGATGCTGATCCGGCTCGGCTACGGCCCGGAAGGGACAGCCAGCCCCCGCCGGCCCGCGCGGGACGTACTGGACGCCGGGGACGTACTGGACGCCGGCCGGGAGCGGTTCTAG
- a CDS encoding nucleoside deaminase: MTDAVTADPAAMLAVAVGEARAGRAEGGIPIGAALFGPDGDVLGRGRNRRVQDGDPSAHGETSAFRAAGRLRGYRRTTMVTTLSPCWYCSGLVRQFGIGHVVIGEARTFRGGHEWLAEHGVRVTLLDDPECVALMEEFIAARPELWFEDIGE; the protein is encoded by the coding sequence ATGACAGATGCGGTGACCGCGGACCCGGCGGCGATGCTGGCCGTGGCGGTCGGGGAGGCCAGGGCCGGACGCGCCGAGGGCGGCATCCCGATCGGTGCGGCGCTCTTCGGACCGGACGGGGACGTGCTGGGCCGTGGCCGCAACCGCCGGGTGCAGGACGGCGATCCCTCGGCGCACGGGGAGACGTCGGCGTTCCGGGCCGCCGGGCGGCTGCGCGGCTACCGCAGGACCACGATGGTGACGACGCTGTCGCCGTGCTGGTACTGCTCGGGTCTGGTCCGCCAGTTCGGCATCGGTCATGTGGTGATCGGTGAGGCGCGGACCTTCCGCGGCGGGCACGAGTGGCTGGCCGAGCACGGCGTACGGGTGACGCTGCTGGACGACCCGGAGTGCGTCGCGCTGATGGAGGAGTTCATCGCGGCACGGCCCGAGCTGTGGTTCGAGGACATCGGGGAGTAG
- a CDS encoding signal peptidase II, with the protein MPGMGAPQRALWTAAAAGLAVDQVTKAVAAEVIEGRQPVHALGGAVTFTAFRNSGAAGSFAPHATLVFTVLAIGVLAFIVRTAPQIRSVGWGVGLGLIFAGAGGNLSDRIFRTPGFGRGAVLDFIQIGHSGIFNLSDQCVTAGALTILVQTFRGVPFRPSGEAH; encoded by the coding sequence ATGCCGGGCATGGGAGCGCCGCAGCGTGCGCTGTGGACGGCCGCAGCGGCCGGGCTCGCGGTGGATCAGGTGACGAAGGCCGTCGCGGCCGAGGTCATCGAGGGCCGGCAGCCGGTGCACGCGCTCGGTGGGGCGGTGACCTTCACCGCCTTCCGCAACTCCGGCGCCGCCGGCTCCTTCGCCCCGCACGCGACCCTCGTCTTCACCGTGCTGGCCATCGGTGTGCTCGCCTTCATCGTCCGCACGGCGCCGCAGATACGGTCCGTCGGCTGGGGGGTGGGACTGGGCCTGATCTTCGCCGGCGCGGGCGGCAACCTCAGCGACCGCATCTTCCGCACACCCGGCTTCGGCCGCGGCGCCGTGCTGGACTTCATCCAGATCGGCCACTCCGGGATCTTCAACCTCAGCGACCAGTGCGTGACCGCGGGCGCCCTGACGATCCTCGTGCAGACCTTCCGCGGCGTCCCCTTCCGACCCTCGGGCGAGGCCCACTGA
- a CDS encoding SpoIIE family protein phosphatase, whose protein sequence is MAESTGATTWPTDEPLGPFGPASAVVDASGTILGWTKAAERALGYRPQEVVGRSAAVVLAGRDPAADLAVWGRRAQAREPWSAVARLRSRDGTSTEVMLDVSPLSGDGRADWFVTATDPSGASSWPPAKVSVSAALLARSPVGLSIWDPELRCIWLNGAAERQDGVLRRERLNRLMTEVQPGSPGRAIAAVMRQVLVTGDPVIEREYTWRVPGEDTERLLSASYFRLEGPDGKPVGVCNMATDIGKSRARQNLLALGRVGGRIGTTLDVIRTAQELADAAVPLLADYVTVDLGETVPLGEEPLQRLRPADAAAPVFRRAGVASVHEDLPEALWGVGEPVFVPPSSPFTRALFSGQTHFEPVLDTSPGTWLDRDPRRAEVIEATGIHSLIIVPLQARGMVLGEAVFTRTDNATPFSRDDLLLIEELAGRAALSLDNARRYTRERAAAVALQRNLLPRTLSGGPAVEVASRYLPADTHEGVGGDWFDVIPLPDARVGLMVGDVVGHGINAAALMGQLRTVMGTLADLDLPPEKVLARLDRRVVLMNDQDGEGAAPVMSCTCAYAVYDPATRRCTLASAGHPPPAVLYPDGHVVLADVPVGPPIGLGTMSYGSVALDLPEGSVIALYTDGLIETRTADIDVGLGRLRAAMAWTGTSLEDLCTHIISTMTPQASRGADADSDWPGTSSEDDIALLLARTRPLPPPPATPR, encoded by the coding sequence ATGGCCGAATCCACCGGAGCGACCACGTGGCCCACCGACGAGCCCCTCGGCCCGTTCGGGCCGGCGAGCGCGGTGGTCGACGCGTCGGGCACCATCCTGGGGTGGACGAAGGCGGCCGAGCGGGCTCTGGGCTACCGCCCGCAGGAGGTGGTCGGCCGTTCCGCGGCCGTGGTGCTGGCCGGCCGTGACCCGGCAGCCGATCTGGCGGTCTGGGGCCGGCGCGCACAAGCCCGTGAGCCGTGGTCGGCGGTGGCGCGGCTCCGTAGCAGGGACGGAACCAGTACCGAGGTGATGCTCGACGTCTCCCCGCTGTCCGGCGACGGCAGGGCGGACTGGTTCGTGACCGCGACCGATCCGTCGGGGGCGTCCTCGTGGCCGCCCGCGAAGGTCTCGGTGTCGGCGGCGCTGCTGGCGCGCTCGCCGGTCGGTCTGTCCATCTGGGACCCGGAACTGCGCTGCATCTGGCTGAACGGCGCCGCCGAGCGCCAGGACGGCGTCCTGCGCAGGGAGCGCCTGAACCGGCTGATGACCGAGGTCCAGCCCGGCAGCCCTGGCCGGGCGATCGCCGCGGTGATGCGGCAGGTACTGGTCACCGGCGATCCGGTGATCGAGCGTGAGTACACCTGGCGGGTGCCCGGCGAGGACACCGAGCGGCTGCTGTCCGCGTCCTACTTCCGGCTGGAAGGGCCGGACGGCAAACCGGTCGGTGTGTGCAACATGGCCACGGACATCGGCAAGTCCCGCGCCCGGCAGAACCTGCTCGCCCTCGGCCGGGTGGGAGGCCGTATCGGCACCACGCTCGATGTGATCAGGACCGCCCAGGAACTGGCCGACGCCGCGGTGCCGCTGCTGGCCGATTATGTGACCGTCGATCTCGGCGAGACGGTGCCCCTCGGCGAGGAGCCCTTGCAGCGGCTCCGCCCGGCGGACGCGGCCGCCCCCGTGTTCCGCCGCGCCGGGGTGGCCTCGGTCCACGAGGATCTGCCGGAGGCCCTGTGGGGGGTCGGCGAGCCGGTCTTCGTTCCCCCGTCGTCACCGTTCACCCGGGCGCTCTTCTCCGGACAGACCCACTTCGAGCCGGTCCTGGACACCTCTCCCGGCACGTGGCTCGACCGGGACCCGCGGCGGGCGGAGGTCATCGAGGCGACGGGGATCCACTCGCTGATCATCGTCCCGCTCCAGGCGCGCGGGATGGTGCTCGGTGAAGCCGTCTTCACCCGTACCGACAACGCCACGCCGTTCTCCCGGGACGATCTGCTGCTGATCGAGGAGCTCGCCGGCCGGGCCGCTCTGAGCCTCGACAACGCCCGCCGCTACACGCGGGAACGGGCCGCGGCCGTCGCGTTGCAGCGCAATCTCCTTCCCCGGACGCTGTCGGGAGGCCCGGCCGTCGAGGTGGCGTCGCGTTATCTGCCGGCCGATACGCACGAGGGGGTGGGCGGCGACTGGTTCGACGTGATTCCGCTTCCCGACGCCCGGGTGGGTCTGATGGTCGGCGATGTCGTCGGGCACGGCATCAACGCGGCCGCACTGATGGGGCAGCTCCGTACGGTCATGGGGACGCTGGCGGACCTGGACCTCCCGCCGGAGAAGGTGCTCGCCCGGCTGGACCGGCGGGTCGTCCTGATGAACGACCAGGACGGTGAGGGCGCCGCCCCGGTGATGAGCTGCACCTGTGCCTACGCGGTCTACGACCCTGCCACCCGGCGCTGCACCCTGGCGTCGGCCGGACATCCGCCACCGGCGGTGCTCTACCCCGACGGGCACGTCGTCCTCGCGGACGTGCCGGTGGGGCCGCCGATCGGCCTGGGCACGATGTCGTACGGCTCCGTCGCGCTGGACCTCCCCGAGGGCAGCGTGATCGCCCTGTACACCGACGGCCTGATCGAGACCCGCACGGCGGACATCGACGTCGGCCTCGGCCGGCTGCGTGCCGCCATGGCCTGGACGGGAACGTCGCTGGAAGATCTGTGCACGCACATCATCAGCACGATGACACCGCAGGCGTCACGCGGCGCGGACGCCGACAGCGACTGGCCGGGCACCTCCTCCGAGGACGACATCGCCCTCCTCCTGGCCCGCACCCGCCCCCTGCCCCCGCCCCCGGCCACCCCCCGCTGA
- a CDS encoding GAF domain-containing protein, with the protein MDAPGGFPLSDEVGKESGQLPRLQLDQLLDELQVRIDAVRTTRDRVHDLLEAVLSVGGDLDLPQVLRRIVEAAVVLVDAEYGALGVIEGTQLSEFLTSGVSPEQARKIGDLPSGHGILGELIRHPEPLRLSEISEHPASYGFPPHHPPMHSFLGVPIRVREEVFGNLYLTEKRGGADFDGEDETVLRTLAVAAGVAIENARLYKAARDGQQWLEANALIVSDLLSGTEEMDVFQGIVQHARRILDADLGVLALPVADSSDLQSVIAVGVDADEHRGLVLPVEGSFMGAAIAARRPITTTDIEKDPRVTVGPPRWKGLGPVAAVPMVAGGEARGVLLLGRHVKGTPFTDDETGRLLAFAGQAALAMELGERRRAAEQMALLEDRDRIARDLHDLAIQRLFATGMTLQSSLRFVEHPEATERLMRAVDDLDETIKIIRSTIFGLRARDADRKRQSLRARAAAEVENAARTLGFTPSLRMEGLIDTDVPSAVAEDAVAVLAEALSNAARHAQATSVEVSFSVAAGRLTVTVADDGVGLPAEGRRSGLRNLAERARRLGGTMEAATGPAGGTRLVWQVPLTAPGKG; encoded by the coding sequence ATGGACGCGCCCGGAGGCTTCCCGTTGTCTGATGAGGTCGGCAAGGAAAGTGGACAGCTGCCCCGGCTGCAGCTCGACCAGTTGCTCGATGAGCTCCAGGTCAGGATCGACGCGGTCCGCACCACCCGGGACCGGGTGCACGACCTCCTGGAGGCCGTGCTGTCGGTCGGCGGCGACCTCGACCTGCCGCAGGTGCTGCGCCGGATCGTGGAGGCGGCGGTCGTTCTGGTGGACGCCGAGTACGGCGCCCTGGGCGTCATCGAGGGCACGCAGCTGTCGGAGTTCCTGACCAGCGGCGTGTCCCCGGAGCAGGCCAGGAAGATCGGCGACCTGCCGTCCGGGCACGGCATCCTGGGCGAGCTGATCCGCCACCCGGAGCCGCTGCGGCTCTCGGAGATCTCCGAGCACCCGGCCTCGTACGGCTTCCCGCCCCATCACCCGCCGATGCACTCCTTCCTCGGGGTGCCGATCCGGGTCCGGGAGGAGGTCTTCGGGAATCTGTACCTCACCGAGAAGCGCGGCGGCGCGGACTTCGACGGCGAGGACGAGACCGTACTGCGCACGCTGGCCGTCGCGGCCGGTGTCGCCATCGAGAACGCCCGGCTGTACAAGGCGGCCCGTGACGGCCAGCAGTGGCTGGAGGCGAACGCGCTGATCGTCAGCGATCTGCTGTCCGGCACCGAGGAGATGGACGTCTTCCAGGGGATCGTGCAGCACGCCAGGCGCATTCTCGACGCGGATCTCGGCGTCCTCGCGCTGCCGGTCGCCGACAGCTCCGACCTGCAGTCGGTGATCGCGGTCGGAGTGGACGCGGACGAGCACCGCGGACTGGTGCTTCCGGTAGAGGGCTCCTTCATGGGCGCGGCCATAGCCGCGCGGCGACCCATCACGACGACCGACATCGAGAAGGACCCCCGGGTCACCGTGGGCCCGCCGCGGTGGAAGGGTCTGGGTCCGGTAGCGGCCGTACCCATGGTGGCCGGCGGCGAGGCCCGCGGAGTGCTGCTCCTCGGGCGGCATGTGAAGGGCACGCCTTTCACCGACGACGAGACCGGTCGCCTGCTGGCCTTCGCCGGCCAGGCGGCACTCGCCATGGAGCTGGGTGAGCGCCGCCGGGCCGCCGAGCAGATGGCGCTGCTGGAGGACCGGGACCGTATCGCGCGGGACCTGCACGACCTGGCGATCCAGCGGCTCTTCGCGACCGGGATGACGCTGCAGAGCTCACTGCGCTTCGTGGAGCACCCGGAGGCGACGGAGCGGCTGATGCGTGCCGTGGACGACCTCGACGAGACCATCAAGATCATCCGTTCCACGATCTTCGGACTGCGGGCCCGCGACGCTGACCGTAAGCGGCAGAGCCTGCGCGCCCGGGCCGCGGCCGAGGTGGAGAACGCCGCGCGCACCCTCGGCTTCACGCCCTCGCTGCGCATGGAGGGGCTGATCGACACGGACGTGCCGTCCGCCGTCGCGGAGGACGCGGTGGCGGTGCTGGCGGAGGCGCTGTCGAATGCCGCCCGCCACGCGCAGGCCACCTCCGTCGAGGTCTCCTTCTCGGTCGCGGCCGGCCGGCTGACCGTGACCGTCGCCGACGACGGGGTCGGGCTTCCCGCCGAGGGCCGCCGCAGCGGCCTGCGCAACCTCGCGGAACGGGCCCGCCGCCTCGGGGGCACGATGGAGGCGGCGACGGGCCCCGCCGGCGGCACCCGGCTGGTGTGGCAGGTTCCGCTGACGGCACCAGGAAAGGGCTAG
- a CDS encoding S8 family peptidase, producing the protein MTSRHRRWFRPAIAGASVLALSSPLTAVAATTPAAAPSTTAPLAAPQNVPPGTHSVTLITGDVVTTRQAPAPGQSGGTVVVTGPGGSPSRARIMESGGDLYVYPESVLPYLAQGTLDRRLFDVSDLVADGYDDAHRAALPLIVSYTAAPGLRAAAAPEGSALVRTLAGVQGAAVTEDRARSADFWSAVTGTPPGGNVRTALQKKAAFGGGIAHIWLDGKVTADLADTTAQIGAPQVWAGGDTGQGVDVAVLDTGVDTGHPDLVSRLTATKSFVPDEDVEDRNGHGTHVASTIAGTGAASGGKEKGVAPGAELHIGKVLSDAGSGQDSWVLAGMEWAAADQHAKVINMSLGSETPSDGTDPESEAVDRLSAQTGALFVVAAGNAGAPDSIGGPGAADAALTVGAVDATDNVAFFSSQGPRVGDGGLKPEITAPGVDVLAARSQYAPEGEGSYQTLSGTSMATPHVAGAAALLAAVHPELTGGQLKDLLASSSLRTPQYDSFQAGSGRVDAAAAVHARVFASATAYAGQVAAGATGAVQRPVTYTNTTGAPLTLALSVAAPGAPAGLFTLSAEKAVVPAHGSTAITVTIDGSAAGGNGRYSGQILATDTDGELAAHTAVSLGDVAHKLTMVLKDSHGNPVSGVVEVLKSGEYDPDFFLIDDSGTGSVFLPGSVYSVLAFKDVPGVHGPHSLGMALLGDPDVSLDQDATVLLDASKARRVEMTTPQKTEATYQRLEYNRSMGGASWRDYMETQTSYDSLWAQPMAGKVTHGDFYLAARWRKEQPALSVATSTTDFTDVLRQDSVTPLPEGRLKLPVVFAGNGASTDYAGLDVRGKAVVVRRNSAVTDVAQATAAAQAGARLLLVGNDQPGRQIRSYSADPFTPAPIDVALLSTDEGEKLIRQARARNARLTVDSQPVSPYVYDLMRTWHNEIPSDLVVRGSAKNLARVDETFDSPDPTLGGGEFRFDWPSYSDWGIGTTMREPVNERRTDWVSTGGAYQWGQEAYVDGLLYEIEPRTSYRPGSSQDQEWFKPIERPFLNNNYKAPTRSGSWLSMDVPGYGGDDHVGMSMDYQRTQQTLTLYQGDTQLGRGTGTVVGGTAPGAGKLPYRLVIQNSRDASVSTYSATTSTEWTFSSAAPRQPDAQDVLPLLQLDYGISTDTGGRAARNTALSVSAAQLPGAVGAGRIGAVTVELSYDDGRTWQKSTAGHDGEFRLDAPRRASFVSLRASVRDAAGNGVTQTVIRAFGLR; encoded by the coding sequence TTGACATCACGACACAGACGCTGGTTCCGGCCGGCCATCGCCGGCGCCTCCGTCCTCGCACTGTCGAGTCCCCTCACCGCGGTCGCCGCCACGACGCCGGCCGCGGCCCCGTCCACCACAGCGCCCCTGGCCGCACCGCAGAACGTGCCGCCCGGGACCCACTCGGTCACACTGATCACCGGAGACGTCGTCACCACCCGCCAGGCGCCGGCCCCCGGGCAGTCCGGCGGCACGGTCGTCGTCACCGGCCCCGGCGGATCACCGTCGCGGGCCCGCATCATGGAGTCGGGCGGCGACCTCTATGTCTACCCCGAGTCCGTCCTTCCCTATCTGGCCCAGGGCACCTTGGACCGGCGGCTCTTCGACGTGAGCGATCTCGTCGCCGACGGGTACGACGACGCGCACCGCGCCGCTCTGCCGCTCATCGTCTCGTATACGGCAGCGCCGGGTCTGCGGGCCGCCGCGGCGCCCGAGGGCTCGGCGCTGGTGCGGACTCTGGCGGGTGTGCAGGGCGCCGCCGTCACCGAGGACCGGGCCCGTTCGGCCGACTTCTGGAGCGCCGTCACCGGCACCCCGCCGGGCGGCAACGTCAGGACCGCGCTCCAGAAGAAGGCAGCCTTCGGCGGCGGGATCGCGCACATCTGGCTGGACGGCAAGGTGACCGCGGATCTCGCCGACACCACCGCCCAGATCGGCGCCCCGCAGGTATGGGCGGGCGGGGACACAGGTCAGGGCGTGGATGTCGCGGTCCTCGACACCGGCGTGGACACCGGGCACCCGGACCTCGTCTCCCGGCTGACGGCGACGAAGAGTTTCGTCCCCGATGAGGATGTGGAGGACCGCAACGGGCACGGGACGCATGTCGCCTCGACCATCGCCGGCACCGGCGCCGCCTCGGGCGGCAAGGAGAAGGGCGTCGCGCCCGGCGCGGAACTGCACATCGGCAAGGTGCTCTCGGACGCCGGCTCCGGCCAGGACTCGTGGGTGCTGGCCGGCATGGAGTGGGCAGCGGCCGACCAGCACGCCAAGGTCATCAACATGAGCCTGGGCTCCGAGACCCCGTCGGACGGCACCGACCCGGAGAGCGAGGCCGTCGACCGGCTCAGCGCGCAGACCGGCGCGCTGTTCGTAGTGGCCGCAGGGAACGCCGGCGCGCCGGACAGCATCGGCGGCCCAGGAGCGGCGGACGCCGCGCTGACCGTCGGGGCGGTGGACGCGACTGACAACGTTGCCTTCTTCTCCAGCCAGGGCCCGCGCGTCGGCGACGGCGGCCTCAAGCCGGAGATCACCGCACCGGGGGTGGACGTGCTCGCGGCACGCTCCCAGTACGCCCCGGAGGGCGAGGGCAGTTACCAGACCCTCAGCGGCACCTCCATGGCCACCCCGCACGTGGCGGGTGCGGCCGCCCTGCTGGCCGCCGTCCATCCGGAACTGACCGGCGGCCAGTTGAAGGATCTGCTGGCCAGCAGTTCGCTGCGCACCCCGCAGTACGACTCCTTCCAGGCAGGCAGCGGCCGGGTGGACGCCGCGGCGGCCGTGCACGCCCGGGTCTTCGCATCGGCGACCGCGTACGCCGGCCAGGTGGCGGCGGGCGCCACCGGAGCGGTCCAGCGCCCCGTGACCTACACCAACACCACCGGCGCGCCGCTCACCCTCGCGCTGTCCGTGGCGGCCCCCGGCGCTCCGGCGGGCCTGTTCACGCTCTCCGCGGAGAAAGCCGTGGTGCCCGCGCACGGCAGCACGGCGATCACCGTCACGATCGACGGCTCCGCGGCCGGCGGCAACGGCCGCTACAGCGGCCAGATCCTCGCCACCGACACGGACGGGGAGCTCGCGGCCCACACCGCCGTATCCCTGGGCGATGTCGCCCATAAGCTGACGATGGTGCTCAAGGACAGCCACGGCAATCCGGTGTCAGGTGTCGTCGAGGTCCTCAAGTCCGGCGAATACGACCCGGACTTCTTCCTGATCGACGACTCCGGCACTGGCTCGGTGTTCCTGCCCGGCTCCGTGTACTCGGTGCTGGCCTTCAAGGACGTGCCCGGTGTGCACGGCCCGCACTCGCTGGGAATGGCGCTGCTCGGCGACCCCGACGTCAGCCTGGACCAGGACGCCACCGTGCTGCTCGACGCCTCGAAGGCCCGCCGGGTCGAGATGACCACCCCGCAGAAGACCGAGGCGACGTACCAGCGCCTGGAGTACAACCGCTCGATGGGCGGTGCCTCCTGGCGCGACTACATGGAGACCCAGACCAGCTACGACAGCTTGTGGGCCCAGCCGATGGCCGGCAAGGTCACGCACGGCGACTTCTACCTGGCCGCGCGCTGGCGCAAGGAGCAGCCCGCGCTGAGCGTCGCCACCAGCACCACCGACTTCACCGATGTGCTCCGCCAGGACTCCGTCACCCCGCTGCCCGAGGGCCGGCTGAAACTGCCGGTGGTCTTCGCCGGAAACGGCGCGAGCACCGACTACGCGGGGCTGGACGTCCGCGGCAAGGCCGTGGTCGTACGGCGGAACAGCGCGGTCACCGACGTCGCACAGGCCACCGCGGCGGCGCAGGCGGGGGCGCGGCTCCTGCTGGTCGGGAACGACCAGCCCGGCCGGCAGATCCGTTCCTACAGCGCCGACCCGTTCACTCCCGCCCCGATCGACGTCGCGCTGCTCAGCACCGACGAGGGCGAGAAGCTGATCCGGCAGGCGCGGGCCCGTAACGCCCGGCTCACCGTCGACTCGCAGCCGGTGAGCCCGTACGTCTACGACCTCATGCGTACGTGGCACAACGAGATCCCCTCCGACCTGGTCGTGCGGGGCAGTGCCAAGAACCTGGCCCGGGTGGACGAGACCTTCGACAGTCCCGATCCGACCCTGGGCGGCGGCGAGTTCCGCTTCGACTGGCCGTCGTACTCCGACTGGGGCATCGGCACCACGATGCGGGAGCCGGTCAACGAGCGGCGCACCGACTGGGTCTCCACCGGCGGCGCGTACCAGTGGGGTCAGGAGGCTTACGTGGACGGGCTGCTGTACGAGATCGAGCCGCGCACCAGCTACCGGCCCGGCAGTTCCCAGGACCAGGAGTGGTTCAAGCCGATCGAGCGCCCCTTCCTCAACAACAACTACAAGGCGCCCACCCGCAGCGGCAGTTGGCTGAGCATGGACGTACCCGGTTACGGCGGTGACGACCACGTCGGCATGTCCATGGACTACCAGCGCACCCAGCAGACCCTGACCCTCTACCAGGGCGACACCCAGCTGGGCCGGGGCACCGGTACGGTGGTCGGCGGAACCGCACCCGGCGCCGGAAAGCTGCCTTACCGGCTGGTGATCCAGAACAGCCGGGACGCCTCCGTCAGCACGTACTCCGCCACGACCAGCACGGAGTGGACCTTCTCGTCCGCGGCCCCGCGGCAGCCGGACGCCCAGGACGTGCTGCCGCTGCTGCAGCTCGACTACGGCATCAGTACCGACACCGGCGGCCGTGCGGCCCGCAACACCGCGCTGTCCGTCTCCGCCGCGCAGCTGCCCGGCGCGGTCGGCGCGGGCCGGATCGGCGCGGTCACCGTCGAGCTGTCGTACGACGACGGCAGGACCTGGCAGAAGTCCACGGCCGGTCATGACGGTGAGTTCCGGCTGGACGCGCCCCGGCGGGCCTCCTTCGTGTCGCTGCGGGCGAGCGTGCGGGACGCGGCGGGCAACGGTGTCACCCAGACGGTGATCAGGGCCTTCGGGCTGCGCTGA